ATCATCACTGGTTGATCTGAGAAACCAGCTCAAATCTGCTTTGAACAAAAAGACTGACCCGTCCATGCTCAATCCAAGGTTAGTGTTTGTTTTCTGTGGGAATGGTGTGACCTACCAAGGCATGTGCAAGCAGTTGCTAAAACAGGAACCAGTGTTCAGAGAGAAGATAAGGGAGGTTGAGGCACTTTTTCAAAGGTACCAAAGAATGTCCATCACAGACAAACTGGAAAGTGGATCGAATGATGATGGCTTTTCAAAACCAGATGTTGTCCAGCCCCTCCTCTTTGCCATTCAGGTTGGCATAGCCAGTCTCTTCAAGCACTGGGGCATCAAACCTGATGCCATTCTTGGCCACTCTGTAGGAGAGGTTGCTGCTGCCCACTGCTCTGGTCTGTTGTCCCTTGAGGATGCAGTGAAGGTGATCTACTTCCGCAGTACTCTGCAGAATAAGGTCACAGGAGGGAAAATGCTTGTGGTCAGTAACATGGTCGTATCAGAGGTCTTCAACCTCCTTCCCTTCTACTCAAATAAGATTTCCTTGGCTGCCTTCAACAGCCCACAGTCCTGCACCCTCTCAGGTGATGCAGAGGCTATAGACAGTCTCCATCGAAAGCTGAGCAGCTCAGTCAAGAGTAAGAATCTGTTCCTCCGTGTTCTGGATGTCCCTGCTGCATACCACAGCCAGATGATGGATCCCATCCTGTCTCAACTAGAGGACAGTATTGGCTATTTACAGGTCAATGATGTTGAGGCAGAATTGTTCTCCACAGTGACAGGAAAGGAGGTAGAGCAACCAGACTTCAGCACAGGCAAATACTGGGCCAGGAACATACGAGATCCAGTTTCATTTGAACAGGCAGTGAGATCAGCAGCCAAAGAGAAAAAGAATGTAGTCTTGGTGGAGATTGGCCCGAGAAGAGCTCTACAAAGAAACATCCAGGAGACTCTGGGAAATGACACCATAGTTCTGTCCTCAGTGCAGCCAGATAAAGATCATGAGACAATGCTGAATACTGTGTCCAAACTGTTTGAGTCGGGGGTTCAGGTAGACTGGGATCAGTTCTACAGAGGTTGTGAGACATCCCCAACACTTTTCCCAAGGTATCAGTTTGATTGTGTGAAGAACGATGTCATCTTTGAGGCAGGTACATTTGGCTGTCATCCTGTGTTAACTCAGAGAGGCAATGATGGAAAAACCTTCAGCTGTGATCTGGCTTCAGCCTCAGTGTCTTACCTGCAGGACCATAGACACAATGGTGTTGCAATTGTCCCTGGTGCGCTCTATACTGAGTTGGGTTTGGCTGCCTTCATGGCCAGTGCCAAACCAAAGGTGCCACTCAACACACTGCAACTCAGTGTCAGTTTTCAGAGTCCAtttgtcatttccccaaattctCCTGAGTTGAGTGTCAAACTGGATCACATTGAAAACGAGACAACGTTTAAGATACAATCTCCTACAGTAACGTATGCATCAGGCAGCATATCATGCAAGACAGGGAGGTTGGCCGAGGAACAGTACATCTCTATAGACTCGGTTTACAAGCGATGCACATCAACTATGAGTACTGATGACTTCTACAATTACCTAAGTAAGAGAGGGTTTCAGTATGGTTCTGTTTTCAGAAACAGAGGAGATGTCCGTTATGGTGAAGACTTGATGGAAGCCATCTCTGTTGTGTCTGTCCCTGAAGAGCTCCTGCCACAGTTGCATGACTTCTGCATTCATCCTGTAGTGCTAGACTACTTGCTACAACTGACTCAAGTCACAACAGCGAATGCATTCATGGCAAGGCCTGGCTTTCCTGCAGAAATTGGCAGTTTGACTGTTCACGAACCCTTGCAGCCTGAAATGGTTCTGTATTTGAGAGCTGCAAATGTTGCAGTGGACCATTTTGAAGTATCTGGCTGTTTCACAGACAAAGCAGGCCGGGTGTTGGTTGAACTGAAGCATGTTATATTCAAGTATCTTGGAAGTCAATCTTGTGTAGTTGAAGAGTACTTCTTCCACAATGACTTCAGTGTTGTCTCTGATGACTACAATGACTTCAGTGTTGTCTCTGATGCCTGCAAGCCAACTAATACTCCCAAGGCATTGGTCTTCGCTGACCAGGCGGGTGTATCCGAAGCCATGCGAAAACATTTGAGCTCACAGTCTCAATACATCTCTTGCACACATGCCAATGATCTCTTGAGCCGTGGATTTAAAGCGCTGTTTGATCAAATCTCAAATCTGAACAGCTTTGAAGAAATCTTGTTTGTGTGGAGCAACGACAATGTTACCTCCCACAAAACAGAGGCTATCCTGGAGAACATGGTAAGCTGCTGTGAGATGTTCCGACAAATAGTCCTGGAACTGAAGGTAATGAAATTTCCAAATTCCATCAGAGCAATAACCTACCGGTCAGCAGAGAACACAGTGGACCGTATCAGCGCAGGCTTTGTCATGTCAGGCATGACTAGATCGTGTGCTGCAGAAATGTCAGATCTTTCCTTCCAGCTGATTGACATCAGCTCTGTCTCTACAGAGGACATCAGAGCTCTGTCTCAGGTCCTTGACTCATTCCCCTGCAGCAAATACCCAGAATTGGTGGTGAAAGATGGGCAGATTCTGAAACCTTCCATAGTGCACACGCCCACTGAAAGCAGTAACAACTCACAGGGAAATGTCCACTCTTTGAAGTCTAGGCAGTGCATCCTTCAGACTGCTGATCCGTACAGAATGACTAGCTTGTCTGCTGTTCCCTGTGATGTTGAGAATATAAACATCCAAGTGAAATCAGTTGAGATTCAGCTCAGTAAGATATGTGTTCATTCCTCAGACTACTGTCCTGTCAGTGTCTCTGACCTGAACTATGGTCAGACAATATACTGGAACAATCACACATCTCAGAACCACCAGCTTCTGGCTCTTGACTTCAGTGGTACTGTCACAGCTGTAGGGAAAGATGTAAACACACTGAAAGTGGGAGACCATGTTGTATCATGTTATCCCATTGCTGCATCTTCTAAGATTGTGATTCCTGAAGCAGCATGCTACAAGACAAAGAGGCTCACATTTCTGAAAGAGGCTCCTTGTGTGTCCTACTTTGTTCTTGCATGGGAAGTCTTGCATCATGCATTACCCAAAGTCAAACAGCGGAGGTTGGGCATCATCTCATCTGTTCCTAACTCAGGTTTGACAAAGGTCTTAGCCCAAACTGCAAACAAATCAGGATGGTATAACATTGTCTTGCCTCAGTTTAGTGATCAGCTTCACAATGTGAACAAGCTTGATGCATTTGTCCTTTTGCCACCATTTGACAAATCTCAGTTTGAAAAAGCTTGCAATGTTTCCGGTGTGAGACACATTGTTGCTGTATGCGAAAATGAGTGGCAATCCTCCTTTTCACAAAATGTCTTCAGTTGTGGAAATGATGATGTTCGCATTCAGACTGTTCAGATGTCTAGCATATTGGAAAAGGGATCTATCAGAGCAGAAAAGCCTCACATTTACCGTTGGCTCAAATCAATGCATTTGAACAAGAAGTCTTTAGATTTTGAAACCAACACCTTTCAGAGAATTTCATCCGGTAGCATTGACTTCCTGCCTGTTGAGGAATCTGAGTCGTACTTCAGCTCAAAGACCCTGTCTGTTGTGGCACTGGGTAAAGATGATTCAAAAGGTGCACTGTCCGACATTCAGTTGCTGCCTAAACCAAACCAGCTTTTCCAGAAGAAGTCTGTGTACATCGTTACAGGTGGTCTAACTGGACTAGGGTTTGAAACAGTGAAATTCATTGCACATCGAGGAGGTGGGTACATTGTCATTCTTTCCAGAAGCAGTCCCTCGCCAGACATACAGCAGGAGATAAGCAACATTAAGAGTCAGTATGGTGCCACAGTCGTAAGCTTGCAGTGTGATGTCTCAATCTCTGCACAAGTGGTAAAGACCATTACAGCAATTGGGGAAAGTTTCCCATCTTGTCCAATCAGAGGGTTGTTCCACAGCGCTGTCGTCCTGCACGATGGGCTGATTGAAACTCTTGACAAATCTCTCTATGAGAAAGTCCTGAAGCCCAAATTGAATGGGGCTCTGAATCTGCACCACGCCACAAAACACTGCAAGTTAGATTACTTTGTGTGTTATTCCTCCATTTCTGCCTTTATTGGCAATGCGTCACAAACAAACTATTGTGCAGCCAACTCCTTCTTGGACACATTCTGTCAGTATCGGCGAAACGTTGGACTCGCAGGACAGTCCATCAACTGGGGAGCTTTGAACCTTGGTCTCTTGTTGAACAAAGaccatttacaaacatttctgtcAGCAAAGGGGATGATGGTCTTGGAGGTTGCAGAAATCCATGAGAGCCTAGAACAATGCCTTCTGCTGAACAGACCCCAACAGGTTGTCTGCAAGTTCAGTTTCAATAACCTGAGGCGTCATGTTCTTATTCACAATGCCGCCCTAAAAATGCGTCTAGGCGCACTGGTGGCTGAGGCGCTAACAAAAGCCAAAGCGGTAGATACAATATAT
This Salvelinus namaycush isolate Seneca chromosome 33, SaNama_1.0, whole genome shotgun sequence DNA region includes the following protein-coding sequences:
- the LOC120027921 gene encoding phenolphthiocerol/phthiocerol polyketide synthase subunit C-like, translating into MKEEEGAIAVVGIGCSFPGGEGLDSFWKVLLEGKNCAVPIPDERFNSTYWYDADNRKPGKSHTIKAALIDGFNELDLRLFGVTDAEADHMDPQQKVLLHCTYRALENAGLQIEKASGTRTGVYLGLMNSDYNLTTAKRNPCLINHWTGTGKSMSIAANRISYTFNLTGPSVAIDSACSSSLVALHFACQAIKQGDCEMALCGGVSCIIEPQVFVALSKAKMISPEGTSKPFSSRADGYGRGEGCGIILLKPLKQALKDCDHVWGIISNTAVNQDGHTVTPITKPSMVQQEELLRGIYSESDLLSVQYIEAHGTGTPVGDPIEAGSISKVIAKARPPGSETLLIGSVKGNIGHTESAAGVAGLIKVLLMMKHETIVPSLFYSEDSASIDAKALNVKVPTKAEKWGNAGSVERVAGINNFGFGGTNAHTIVKQYNKSQTKTARVDRSYEYFVLSAASEKSLSMMIQDTAEQISADITVDLQSLSYTSACRRSHLKRKYRRAFTTSSLVDLRNQLKSALNKKTDPSMLNPRLVFVFCGNGVTYQGMCKQLLKQEPVFREKIREVEALFQRYQRMSITDKLESGSNDDGFSKPDVVQPLLFAIQVGIASLFKHWGIKPDAILGHSVGEVAAAHCSGLLSLEDAVKVIYFRSTLQNKVTGGKMLVVSNMVVSEVFNLLPFYSNKISLAAFNSPQSCTLSGDAEAIDSLHRKLSSSVKSKNLFLRVLDVPAAYHSQMMDPILSQLEDSIGYLQVNDVEAELFSTVTGKEVEQPDFSTGKYWARNIRDPVSFEQAVRSAAKEKKNVVLVEIGPRRALQRNIQETLGNDTIVLSSVQPDKDHETMLNTVSKLFESGVQVDWDQFYRGCETSPTLFPRYQFDCVKNDVIFEAGTFGCHPVLTQRGNDGKTFSCDLASASVSYLQDHRHNGVAIVPGALYTELGLAAFMASAKPKVPLNTLQLSVSFQSPFVISPNSPELSVKLDHIENETTFKIQSPTVTYASGSISCKTGRLAEEQYISIDSVYKRCTSTMSTDDFYNYLSKRGFQYGSVFRNRGDVRYGEDLMEAISVVSVPEELLPQLHDFCIHPVVLDYLLQLTQVTTANAFMARPGFPAEIGSLTVHEPLQPEMVLYLRAANVAVDHFEVSGCFTDKAGRVLVELKHVIFKYLGSQSCVVEEYFFHNDFSVVSDDYNDFSVVSDACKPTNTPKALVFADQAGVSEAMRKHLSSQSQYISCTHANDLLSRGFKALFDQISNLNSFEEILFVWSNDNVTSHKTEAILENMVSCCEMFRQIVLELKVMKFPNSIRAITYRSAENTVDRISAGFVMSGMTRSCAAEMSDLSFQLIDISSVSTEDIRALSQVLDSFPCSKYPELVVKDGQILKPSIVHTPTESSNNSQGNVHSLKSRQCILQTADPYRMTSLSAVPCDVENINIQVKSVEIQLSKICVHSSDYCPVSVSDLNYGQTIYWNNHTSQNHQLLALDFSGTVTAVGKDVNTLKVGDHVVSCYPIAASSKIVIPEAACYKTKRLTFLKEAPCVSYFVLAWEVLHHALPKVKQRRLGIISSVPNSGLTKVLAQTANKSGWYNIVLPQFSDQLHNVNKLDAFVLLPPFDKSQFEKACNVSGVRHIVAVCENEWQSSFSQNVFSCGNDDVRIQTVQMSSILEKGSIRAEKPHIYRWLKSMHLNKKSLDFETNTFQRISSGSIDFLPVEESESYFSSKTLSVVALGKDDSKGALSDIQLLPKPNQLFQKKSVYIVTGGLTGLGFETVKFIAHRGGGYIVILSRSSPSPDIQQEISNIKSQYGATVVSLQCDVSISAQVVKTITAIGESFPSCPIRGLFHSAVVLHDGLIETLDKSLYEKVLKPKLNGALNLHHATKHCKLDYFVCYSSISAFIGNASQTNYCAANSFLDTFCQYRRNVGLAGQSINWGALNLGLLLNKDHLQTFLSAKGMMVLEVAEIHESLEQCLLLNRPQQVVCKFSFNNLRRHVLIHNAALKMRLGALVAEALTKAKAVDTIYDQPTVSKSPSEYVRSVLREKLGVDNDQLNDDSSLTALGIDSMLAMTLQNLLFQDSGVNVPLVKLLDPDSTLSTLVAMLKEGANQEFEHGDELVLDLMGNNEEVNDMSAVL